The DNA window GTAGGTGCGCTCGATCAGGTGATCGCGCGCCTGGGTCAGCACCTGGATGGTGACGTCGTCGGGGATGGCATTCTCGTCGATGAGACTGCGGACGAAGTCAAAGTCGGTCTGGCTCGCGCTCGGGAAACCGACCTCGATCTCCTTGTAGCCCATCTTGACCAGCAGGTCGAACATGATGCGCTTGCGCTCGGGACTCATCGGATCGATGAGGGCCTGGTTGCCGTCTCGAAGGTCGACAGCACACCAACGCGGTGCTGCAGTGATCCGCTTGTCGGGCCAGGTGCGGTCAGGAAGGCTGACGTCGAAGGTGTCCTGGTACTGGCTGTACTTGTGGATCGGCATACCCGACGGGGTCTGGTTGTTTTGCATAATCTCTTCTCCTCGCGTGAGATGTTCAGCCAACAATGAACTCCGCGACGAGAGGGCTATGAGCTAAGCCTCGCCGCGGCAGCTAAGAAGGAAGGCACCGAACAACACGGAATCAGGCTAACACCGATCCAGACCCGAACGCACCGCTTCTGTGCACTTTGACACCGAAACCTTCCTTTGGGTGCAGAAGTGCTCGAACCATCACTCGACAGCGAGGGCCTCAACGGGCGAGATGCGTGTTGCCCGGCGGGCGGGGACGAGCGACGCGCCCGCGGCGAGTCCAGCCGCGGCAACCGCTGATGCTGCAAGCACCAGCCACGGAACACCGGGAAGCGCGAACCCCCCGCCGAGAATCGACCCGAGCAGCGCCTGTGAACCGGCCCAGCCGTAAACGATGCCGAGGACCAGACCGAAGCCGACCGCGGCCACCGTCATCTGCACGCTCTCCGCGAGGATCATCGCCCGCACCTGTGCCTTCGTGAACCCGAGCGCCCGCAGGAGCCCCAGCTCCCGCCGACGCTGCATCACGCTGAGCGAAAGGTTGTTCACCATACCCACCGCCGCAATGAGGGCTGAGAACCCAAAGAGCACGGCGAAGACGCCAATCGTCAGCATGAGGATTCTGTCGCTGTCGCCATAGTCGGCCGGGTACTGCTCCCGGCTCCTCTCGATGACGTCGAAGTAATTCTGCGCTGCAACGGCAAACATCGTCACGAGGGTGATGCCGATGACGAGGCCGATGGTCGTGCGGGCCGATCGCGCCGGGTTGCGAACCGCATTCGCCGCGGCAATCCGCGCTGTAGGCCTTCGACCGAGCATCCGCCCGACGAGACCGAGAATCGGTGGCATGAACACCGGTGCGGCGAGCACGATTCCCGTGAACGAAAGGATGCCGCCGAGCATGCCAACGAGGACACCGAGCATGCTGACGAGACCGAGAACGATACCCGCCACGAGCAGCAACACGCCCACTCCGATGAGCGCGAAGGCGACGCCGTTGCGCAGCGGGCGGGCGCGCGTCTCTTCCCTCGACGGCTCGACCGACGCAGCGGCAGCCTGGACCGGGGTGACGTCGAGGACCCGACGCGACCCGACCCATGCCGCGAGCCAGGTGACGAGCGCAACAGCGACAACGGGTGCTCCGAGAGCCGGCGAGATCAGGACGTAGTCGAGATCCGGGATGCCGCCGGTCGCGACTCCGATGGCGACACTCACGGCGGTGACCGCAGCTCCGACTATGAAGCCGACGACGGCGCCGATGAACCCCACCACAAGACCGTCGACCGCGATCTGCACCCGGAGTCGAGCCGCGCTCGACCCGATCAACCGGAAGAGCGCGAGCTCCCTCGTCTGACCGGCGATGACCGTGCTCACCGTGTTCGACGTCACGAGTCCACCGACGAAGATGGCAATACCGAAGAAGACGACGGAGACGAGTGCCAGTGCTACCTGGACGGAATTCCGCTCGCCGATGTCGTCACCGGCGATGAGAGCGGTGAGCACCCCGACTCCCTGTACGAGGATCGTGCCGAAGGCACCCGAGAGAGCGGCGACAAGGAAGGTCGAGCCGTACCGTCGTAATCGCCCTCTCACGCCCGCTCCTCCATGGCGAGCATGAAGCCGGAGATCTTCTCCGCACTCTCACGGCCGAGTTCGTGCACAATACGACCGTCGGCGAGGATGAGGGTTCGATCCGCGTAGCTCGCGGCGATCGGATCGTGCGTCACCATCGCGATCGACTGCCCGAACCTGGCGCAGGCGTCCGCCAGGAGCCCAAGCACCTCGCGGCCGGTGCGGGAATCGAGGTTGCCCGTCGGCTCGTCGGCGAAGACAAGATCCGGCCGGGTCACCAGCGCCCGTGCAATCGCCACCCGTTGTTGCTGGCCCCCGCTGAGTTCATGTGGTCGGTGGGTCAGCCGGTCGGTGAGCCCGAGCGAATCGCACAGCGTTGAGATCCACGCCTGCTCGTCGGCGGTCGGAGTGTGCCCGTCGAGGTCGAACGGCAGGAGGATGTTCGCGCGCGCGTCGAGCGTCGGGACCAGGTTGAACGACTGGAACACGAACCCGATCCGGCGCCTCCGCAGTCGGGTAAGCGCGGTGTCATCGAGGTGGGTGATTTCGGTGTCGCCGAGCCACGCAGATCCCCCGGAGGGTTGGTCGAGTCCGGCCATGATGTGCATGAGCGTCGATTTGCCCGAACCGCTCGGACCCATGATGGCGGTGAACTGTCCGCGGCGGATCCCGATGGACACGTTGTCGAGTGCCACGACGGCGCCGTGCCCGTCGCCGAATCGCTTGCTCACGTTGCTCACGCGTGCCGCGAGGCCCATGTCTGTCGTCGTTATTCTCATAACCACAGGCTAGGAACCGGATGCCGGCGGCCGCGTCGGCCTGCGGGCTGATCGCGGTCATCCTCCCGGATGACCGCGATCAGCCCACCGGCGATTCCGGGGTGATGAGTCCGTGCTCGTAAGCAAAGATGACGAGCTGCACCCGGTCCCGCAACCCGAGCTTGCCGAGCACCCGCGAGATGTGGGTTTTCACTGTCGCTTCGCTGAGGAACTCGCCCGCAGCTATCTCGGAGTTGCTCATCCCTCGCGCGGCGAGAGCGAAGATGCCCTTCTCCCTGGCCGTGAGGCTCTCGAATTGATCGGGGACCCGACGGGTCTGCGAACCCCCACCGAAGTGACTGAACAGCGCCTGCGTCGCGCCGGGCGCGATCACCGCGTTTCCGGCGTGCACGGTGCGGATGGCGGCGAGCAGGAACCCGGGCTGGGTGTCTTTGAGCAGAAATCCGCTGGCTCCGTTGCGCAGGGCGTGCGCGGCGCCCTCGTCGAGATCGAACGTCGTGAGAACGATGATGCGGGGCGGCACCGTGCCGGCGGCATCCGCAGCGTCGAGGATCGCGATGGTGGACTGGATGCCGTCCATCACCGGCATCCTGACGTCCATCAGGATGACATCGGGTTGAGTCTCCCGCGCGAGTGCGAGGGCCGCTCTCCCGTCGCCTGCCTCACCGACGAACTCGAAGTCGGGTTGCGAGCTCACCAGCATGCGGATGCCGGCGCGAAAGAGTTCCTGGTCGTCAACGAGGGCGACACGAATGGTCTCACCGGTCATCGGTTTGCTCCCATCTGAGCGAGTTTGGGCACGGGGATATAGGCCGATACGACGAACCGGGAATCCTCGGTGCGCTCCGTGGTAAACCAGCCGCCGACGAGCGCGGCGCGCTCGTGCATTCCCGGTAGCCCGTGGCCCACACCGTCGGACGGCGACGGAATCGGGGCGACGACATTATCGACCCGCACGGCGACACCCGCGTTCTGCCAGTGCAGGTCGACCCGCACCGGTTCGCTTCGATTGCCGTGCCTCAGCGCGTTCGTGAGCGCCTCCTGAAGGATCCGATAGATCGCGATCTGGTGACCGGTCGGCAGCGGAGGCTGGGTGCCCGAGATGTTCACCCGAACGTCGAGCCCCGCACCCCGCATCTGTTCAAACAGAGCGTCGAGATCGGTGAGCAGCGGCTGGGGTCCGTCGCCCTGCCGGTGCCTCAACTCGGCGAGCAGCAACCTCACGTCACCGAGTGCACCCCGTGCCGTCTCGGCGATCGTCTCCAGCGTCGAGTCCATGGCCTCCGGGTCGCCCTTCTGCGCGTACCGCGCGCCATCCGCCTGCGCGATCACGACGGCGAGGGAATGCGCGACGACATCGTGCATATCGCGGGCGATCCGGTTGCGCTCCTGCTCGACGACGACGGTCTGCTCCGCCAGCCGCTGCTCCTCCTGCGCCTGCCGACGGCGCACACTCTCCGCCTTCGCCGCCTGAGAGGTGCGCACGAGCAGGCCGATCGTCCACGCCAGCGTGAAGACGAAGATGGCGGCGATGGAACCGAAGACCGAGGCGATGACGACGCCGGAGAAATCCGCCATCTGCGTCAGGTCGTATCCCGTGGAGAAGAAGATAAACGAGGTGTACGTCGCCGCAATCACTCCGCCGACGATCGCCGAGGCCAGCCCGGCCCACCGGACCCAGGTACCGCCATAGCAACCTGTCGCGTACAGCACGGCGAGGATCGCGAGGTTTGAGGGAACGGGTTGCATGGCGCCGGTGAGCTGAACGGCAACCGCGAGCCAGGCAACGCCAAGCGCGAGCCCGGGCGACAAGCGGCGCAGCGCGAGCGACGCGGTCATGCCGAGTGCGACGATCACGGGTGCCATGCCGTCGCTGAACGGCAGTTCTATCGATGCAACGACAAGTCCGAACAGCGCCGCGACAACGATGTCGACAGTGATTTGCGGCGGCGAGAGACGACGGAACATATCTCCACGCTAGTTCCCGTCGGAGCCGTGACGTGGCTATCCGGCACATCGGGAGGAGAAGATCATCCTCCCGATGTACGAATCGCTAGAACCCGAGGCGCCCGAGGAGCTTGGGGTCCCGCTGCCAGTCCTTCGCGACCTTGACCCGCAGCGACAGGAACACCTGCTTGCCGACGAGCTTCTCGATCGGGATGCGCGCCTGCTGGCCGACATCGCGCAGCCTGGAGCCGCCCTTGCCGATGATGATCGCCTTCTGGCTGTCGCGCTCGACGAAGATGTTGGCGTAAATGTCGAGGATGTCCTTGTCCTCGCGGTCGATCATGTCGTCGATGGTGACGGCGATCGAGTGTGGCAGCTCATCGTGGACGCCCTCGAGGGAGGCCTCACGGATGTACTCGGCGATGCGGTCTTCGATGCTTTCGTCGGTGACGGCATCCTCGGGGTAGAGAGCCTCCGATGTCGGCATAAGTGCGATCAGCTCTCGGACCAGAATGTCAAGCTGGATGCTGCTCGTTGCCGACACAGGAATGATCAGGTCCCAGTCGCGCAGCTCCTGCACCGCGGCAAGCTGCTCCGCGGTCGTGGGCCGTGGCGCCGCGTCGATCTTGGTGACGATGGCCACCTTTTTTGCCCGGGGGTACTGGTCGAGCTGCTCGTTGATGAACTTGTCGCCAGGGCCGATCTTCTCGTTGGCCGGGACGCAGAGGGCGATCACATCGACGTCGCTGAGCGTCGACTGCACGAGGTCGTTGAGGCGCTGCCCGAGAAGCGTCCGCGGGCGGTGGATGCCGGGGGTATCGACGATGATGAGCTGGCCGGATTCGTCGTGCAGGATGCCGCGGATCGCTTTTCTCGTTGTCTGCGGCTTCGAACTGGTGATCGCGACTTTCTGGCCGACGAGGGCGTTGGTCAGCGTGGATTTGCCGACGTTGGGCCTGCCGACGAACGAGACGAAGCCCGCGCGGTATCCGTTGTCAGGAAGAATCTCCCGTTCCGGCTGGACGTGCTCCGGCTGCTCCTGCTGCTGCTGCTGCTGCTGCTCCTGCTCCTGCTCCTGCTCCTGCTCCTGCTGTGCATCGGGCTGGTCATTCTGCTGATCGTCATGGGTCATGACTACTTCTCCTCTGATTGTTCGAAAGATTCCTGCACGTCCTTGAGAGCTTCTGTTCTCTCCACGAGGATCGTGCTGACGCCCTTGCGGCGTCCTTCTGTGCGCTCGGCGGTGAGCACGAGTCCGTCTGTCTCGACCGCGGAACCAGCGACGGGCAAGCGGCCGAGCAGTTTCGCGAGCAACCCGCCGACGGAGTCCACCTCGTCGTCGTCGAGTTCGAGGTCGAACAGCTCACCAAGTTCGTCGACGGGGAGCCTGGCGTTGACGCGATACCTGCCGTCGCCGAGGTCCTCGACATCGCGGCTGTCCGCGTCGTACTCGTCGGAGATATCGCCGACGAGCTCTTCGAGCAGGTCCTCGAGGGTCACCAGGCCGGCGATCCCGCCGTACTCGTCAACGACCATGGCGAGGTGGTTCGACTCGAGCTGCATCTGCTGGAGCAGCGAGTCGGCCTTCTTCGACTCTGGCACGAAGAGTGCCTCACGGGCCAGGCTCCGCACAGTGACACTGTTGGCCTTGGCATCACCCTCGTGAACCAGCCGGACAACGTCCTTGAGGTACAGGACCCCGACCACGTCGTCGACCTCGCCGTCGGTGACGGGCACCCGGGAGACCCCGGTGCGCAGGAAGAGACTCATCGCCTGCTGCACTGTGACCGACGCGTCGACAGTGACCATATCCGTGCGGGGAATCATCACCTCGCGGACTACCGTCTCGTTGAACTCGAAGATGCTGTGGATGAGTTCGCGGTCGTCCTCCTCCAGCACGTCGAGTTCCGTGGCCTCGTCGACCATGCTGAGCAGCTGCTCTTCGCTCGAGAACGACGCGTTCCGAGCTACGCCGGGGGTGACGCGGTTACCGAGCGCGACCAGGGCGTCGGCGAGCGGGCCGAGAAGCACCCGGATGAAGCGCACGAGCGGGCCGGCGAGCCGCAGGATGGTGTCTGCGTGCGTGCGGCCGTAGCTCCGCGGGCTGGCCCCGACGAGCACGAACGACACTGCCGTCATGATCAGCGCGGACAGGAGCAGCACAAGCCACTGCTCCTCGAGGCTGAACGCGAAGGCCAGCGTGACGAGCACCGCCGCCGTGGTTTCGGCGAGGATACGGATGAAGTTGACGGCGTTGAGGTGTGCGTTCGGGTCATCCGCGATGCCCTGCAGTGCCGCTGAGTGTCGTGAGTGGGAAGCGAGTTCCGCGATGTCAGCTCGTGACTTGACGCCGATCGCAGCGTCGACGGATGCCATGAGACCGCCGAATGCGACGAGGACGATCGCGACGGCAATGAACCAGAAAAGTGTCATGGCCTAGGAACGGCGCTCCTCAATACTGAAGCCAAGCAGGATGTCACGCTGGATTCCGAACATCTCCCGCTCCTCGTCCGGTTCGGCGTGATCGAAACCGAGCAGGTGCAGGATGCCGTGCGTTGTGAGCAGCAGCAACTCCTGCATCGTCGAGTGGCCGGCCGTCTCTGCCTGCCCCTCTGCGACCTGCGGGCACAGCACGATGTCGCCCAGTAGTCCAGGCGGAGTCGGCGCATCCTCTGTCCCAGGGCGCAGTTCGTCCATGGGAAAGCTGAGCACGTCGGTTGGACCCGGTTCGTCCATCCACTGCACGTGCAACTGCTCCATGGCCGCTTCGTCGACGAGCACGATGTTGAGGTCGGCCTCGCTCGAGACATGCATGACACCGAGGGCGTAGTCAGCCAACCGGAGAATCACCGACTCATCGACGGGAATCGCTGATTCGTTGTTGATCTCGATACTCACGAGCTGGTTCCTCTTCTCTTGGCACGATCGCGGGGTGTTGTTCCCCTGCGGTCCGCCCGGTTGGCAAATTCCTGAGCCTGGCCACGCTCGAAACGTTCGGCCTGCTTCACCTGGTCGTACTCGCTGTAGGCGTCGACGATCCGGCCGACGAGTGAGTGTCGCACGACGTCATCACTGGTGAGGCGCGCGAAGTGGATGTCGTCGATTCCGTCGAGCACCCGGGTGACCAGGCGGAGCCCCGAGGCGCCGACCGGGAGGTCGACCTGGGTGATGTCACCGGTCACGATCATCTTCGAGCCGAAGCCCAACCGCGTCAGGAACATCTTCATCTGCTCCGGCGTGGTGTTCTGTGCCTCGTCGAGGACGATGAACGCGTTGTTCAGCGTGCGACCGCGCATGTAGGCCAGCGGCGCCACCTCCACCGTGCCTGCGGCGAGAAGCTTCGGGACCAGTTCCGGGTCCATCATCTCGTTGAGCGCGTCATACAGCGGGCGCAGGTACGGATCAATCTTGTCGGTGAGGGTGCCGGGGAGGAAACCGAGCCGCTCCCCCGCCTCGACGGCCGGACGGGTGAGGATGATGCGTTCGACTTCCTTGCGCTGAAGGGCCTGTACGGCCTTCGCCATGGCGAGGTAGGTCTTTCCGGTTCCGGCCGGTCCGATTCCGAACACAATGGTGTTCTCGTCGACCGCGTCGACGTATTCCTTTTGCCCGAGGGTCTTGGGCCTGATCGTCTTGCCGCGCGAGGTCAGTATCGACTGGCCGAGCACTTCGGAAGGCCGGCCTGAAGCGTCGTCGAGAATGCGGGCGGATGACCGCACCTCGAGCGGGTCGAGGTCCTGGCCCTGCTTCACCAGCTCGATGAGTTCCTGGATCAGTGTGTGTGCAGCCTGCACCTGCTGCGGGTCGCCGGACAGGTTGATCTCGTTGCCGCGAACGTGCAGCGACACACCCGGATACTGGGTCTCGATGGTCGTGAGCAAGCGGTCCTGTGCACCAAGGAGCCTGACCATGGCGACTCCGTCGACGTGCAGGCTCGCTTCGGATGTTTCGGATGCCGACGGTGCTGCGGCGTCACGGTCCTGGGTCGCCCGGTTGGGCGTCACCGGCTCGCTCGAACCGGCCAGGTCATCAGAATCAGGCAAGTGTTCCCTCTCCAAGTGTCCCCGCGAGGACGTGTGCGTGCACATGAAAAACTGTTTGACCAGCCGAAGGGCCGGTGTTGAAGACGAGCCGGAATTCCCCGCCGGCGCGCTCGTCCGCGAGTTGCTGGGCGAGAGCCACCATCTCGGCCATCAGGCCGGGGTCGCCCGCGGCGAGTTCTGCCACGTTCCGGTAGCTCTCCGTCTTCGGAACGACGAGCAGGTGGACAGGCGCCTGCGGCGCGATGTCCTCGATGGCGATCAGGGTATCGGTCTCCGCGACGATCGTTGCCGGGATTTCGCGCGCGATGATGCGGCTGAAAATGCTTCGCTCAGTATCGGACATGGTTCTATCCTACGAACCGGGAGCCGGTTGTGGACCGGCTTGACAGGTCACCAGCGCCCGAGGGCAACGTTGAGGACGGCGAGTGCCGCCGGTCCGGCGGACGACGTTCGCAGAACTGTCTCTCCGAGCCGCACAGCCCGGGCGCCCGCGGCGGTCAGCGTCGCGAGTTCTTCCTTGCTGATTCCGCCCTCAGGACCGACGACGAGAACAATGTCCCCGCGAGGTCCATCAGACGCCGGGTCGAAGTCGGAGAGTTTGTCGGTTGCGCTCGGCTCGAGCAGGAGGACGCGGTGCTCAGCCGCCAGCGCGGCCAGTGCGGCCGTGCTGACGATCTCGTCAACGGGCGGAACGAACGAACGGATGCTCTGCTTCGACGCTTCGCGGACGATGGTTTCCCATCGCGCCCTGCCCTTTTCCTTCTTCTGGCCTTCCCACCGGGAGACACTGCGTGCCGCTGCCCACGGGATGATCCGCGAGACTCCCAGCTCTGTCGCGGCCTGGATCGCCAGTTCGTCGCGGTCGCCCTTGGCGAGTGCCTGCACGAGAACCAGGCCAGGGGTCGATGGCGAATCCTCCCGGACGGACGAGACGCGCACTCCGACCCGGCCTGCCTCGATCGTCTCGATGACGCCCCAGGCACGCAGTCCCCTGCCGTTGCCGACAAGAAGGTCGTCACCGACCTTCGCCCGACTCACCGTCGTCACGTGCTTCGCCTCTGGACCGGAGAGCTCGATGAGCTCCCCGGCCCGCGTCTCAGAGAGCGCTTCGTTCAGGTACAGGTTGGCCACGCGCTAACCCAGGAACTTATCGCGCAGCTTCGAGAACAGGCCCTGCTGGAAGTGACCCAGCTGGGTGGCCTGCTGCTTGCGCCCGGCCGCGAATGCCTTGATGAGTTCCTTCTCGCGGTGGTCGAGCTTGGTCGGTGTGACGACCTGGATGCCGATGCGCAGGTCACCCCTGCCGTTGCCGCGCAGTTTCGTCACCCCGCGACCCTTGATGGTGAGAACTTCTGAGCTCTGGATTCCGGGCTTGAGCTCGAGGTCGACATCACCGTCGAGCGCGTGGATCGTGGTCTCGACGCCGAGGATGGCATCCGTCATCTGCACATCGAGCGTGCAAAGCAGGTCATCGCCGTTCCGGCTGAAGATCTCGTGGTTGCGGACCTTGATCTCGAGGTACAGGTCGCCGTGGGGTCCACCGGCCTGGCCGATTTCTCCGCTGCCCGGCATCTGCAACCGCAGCCCGGTGTCGACTCCGGCTGGGATGTCGACGGGCACCGTGCGGCGGGCGCGAACCCGGCCCTGGCCCTGGCAGGTGACGCACGGCGAAACGATGATCGTTCCGTAGCCACGGCAGCTTCCGCAGGGGCTCGACGTCATGACGTTGCCGAGGAGGGACCGAACGGCGCGCTGGATCTGGCCGGAGCCGTGGCAGATGTCACAGGTGATCGGAGAGGTTCCCGGCTGGCAGCACGAGCCCTGGCAGGTCTCACACAGCACTGCGGTGTCGACCTCGAGGTCGCGGTGCGTGCCGAAGATGACCTCGTCGAGGTCGATCTCCACGCGCAGCAGCGCGTCCTGGCCCCGTTCGCGGCGGGACTTGGGCCCACGCTGCTGGGTTTGCCCGCCGAAGAAGGTGTCGAAGATGTCGCCGAATCCACCGAAGCCACCGGCCGCTCCCTGGCCGGATCCACCCATGTCGTACTGCTGGCGCTGCTTGGCGTCGCTGAGCACGTCGTAGGCGTGCGTGACCTGCTTGAACCGCTCGGAGGCATCCGCCCCGGGGTTAACGTCTGGGTGCAGTTCTCGTGCGAGCCTGCGGTAAGCCTTTTTGATCTCGTCGGTTGTCGCCTCGCGGGACACTCCGAGTACTTCGTAGTGGTCAGCCACTCATGGCCTTTCGTTGTCTGGGAAGCACATTTGCTCGACGAGCTTCCTGGGTATTTCGCGCCGAGCCGCGCGGAAGTATGACTAGTTCTCGCCGATCTGGCGCGAGAGGTAGCGGGCCACAGCGCGAACGGCGGCAAGGTTGTTCGAATAGTCCATTCTCGTTGGTCCGAGGACCCCGAGCCTGGCAAGTTCGCCAGCAGAGGAACGATAGTTGCTCGTGATGATTGATGTTTCACCGAGACCGAACGACGCGTTCTCACGGCCAATGCTCGCGGAGACACCGTTGGCATCCGTGTCCATCTCGCTGAACAGCCGCAGCAGAACCACCTGCTGCTCCAGCGCCTCGAGCACCGGGTAGATACTCCCGGAGAAATCGTCTTCGGTTCTGGCGAGGTTCGCGGCGCCGGCCATGATCAGCTTATCGTGGCGGTATTCGCCGAACTGGTCAGCCAGCGCCGACGTGATCCGCGCCATCAGTTCCTTGTCGACCTGCGGGCTCGAGTCGACGAGCGAGTCGAGCGTTGACGTCGCCTCCTCGACCCCGAGTCCGACGAGTGACGCGTTCACACGGGTCTTGATGGCCTCGAGCAGCTCCTGTTCGACAGGACCACGGACCTCCACGACCCTCTGCTCGACGCGACCGGTGTCTGTGATCAGCACGGTCAGCAGCCTGTGGTCGCTCAGGGCCACGATCTCGACGTGCCTGACCGTTGCGCGGGCGAACGACGGGTACTGGACGATAGCGACCTGGTTGGTGATCTGCGACAGCAGTCTGACCGTGCGGACGAGCACATCGTCGAGGTCGACCGACTGGCCGAGGAACGCCTCGATCGCCTGCTTCTGAGCGGCGGACAGCGGCCGTCGCTCGACGAGCTGGTCGACGAAAAGCCGGTAGCCCTTGTCTGTGGGGATACGCCCGGACGACGTGTGCGGCGCGCTAATGAGGTCTTCCTCTTCGAGCTGCGCCATGTCGTTGCGAATCGTGGCGGCGCTCACACCGAACGAGTGACGATCGACGATCCCCTTCGAACCGACGGGCTCACGGCTTGCGACGTAATCCTCGACGATGACGCGAAGCACTTCGAGGCTTCGTTCGGAGACCATGTCCGTCTTCTCCTTACTGGTTTCGGGCGTTGATTCGGGGCGCTGATTGTGAACACTGACACGCGGATGCCGCGCACGGAGTTGGGGTTGGCACTCCATACTCCTGAGTGCTAATTCTAGCGCGGAGACACGCCGCGTCGTAATTGCACTCAGCGTTGCCTGTATGGGGCCAACGGCAGTACCTTGGGTACCACAAGGCGCACACCCCCGCGGACGTTCGTCGACGCGGCTGATACCCAGCGTCTCCCTCATCGAAAGGCCATTCCATGACCGACCCCAACACGCCCTCCCAGCCCGATCCGTCGCAAGGACCTGGCCAGGATGGCGGACAGGTGCCACCCAGCTATCAGGGCGGGCCGGTTCCACCGCAGCAGCCGTATGGCGCGCCGCAGCAGGCCCCGTATGGTGCGCCCCAGCAGCCGCCGTATGGTGCTCCGCAGCAGCCATACGGCCAGCAGCAGTACGGGCAGCAGCAGTACGGCCCGACTCCGCTGACCCAGTCCGATGACAAGCTGTGGGCGTCACTGGCTCACTTCGGTGGCGCACTCGGAGCCTTCCTCGGTGCGGGAACCGCCGGCTGGATCGCTCCGCTGGTGATCTACCTGGTCTTCAAGGACCGCGGACCGTTCGCCCGCCAGGAGGCCAAGGAAGCGCTGAACTTCCAGCTCACGGTGACCATCTTCGTCATCGGCCTGTACATCCTCGGCACCCTGCTCACCGTCGTGCTGATCGGGCTGCTGCTGTTCCCGCTCGCGTGGATCGTCGGCGTTGTCGGCATCATCTTCGGCATCATCGGCGGCGTGAAGGTCAATAACGGTGAGGCGTACCGTTACTTCTTCGCAATCCGCATGGTGAAGTAGCAACCACTCGTCAGGCGGTCAACCGCCGAACGACAACATCGGCCAGGAGCCGCCCCCGCAGGGTCAATTCGACTGTCCCAGCGAGGGCGGCTTTGGCGTTAACCAGGTCATCGGCGATCAGTCCCGCCACGGCGACGCGAGCCTCGCTCGGGAGGGACTTGACGGCGATGCCCTCACGGATCCTGGCGCCGAGGAGAACGCGCTCCAGCTCGCGGGCCTCTGGGTCGAGTGTTTCCCGGCCAACAGCCGGCGACACGCCCTCGGCGATCCGGGCAGCGTAAGCCGCCGGATGCTTGACGTTCCACCAGCGCACCCCGCCGACATGGCTGTGTGCGCCGGGCCCGATTCCCCACCAGTCCTGGCTCTGCCAGTAGGCCAGGTTGTGCCGTGAGCGCGATGAAGCCGATGTCGACCAGTTGCTCACCTCGTACCAGGAGAAACCTGCG is part of the Mycetocola zhujimingii genome and encodes:
- a CDS encoding PhoH family protein; this encodes MVRLLGAQDRLLTTIETQYPGVSLHVRGNEINLSGDPQQVQAAHTLIQELIELVKQGQDLDPLEVRSSARILDDASGRPSEVLGQSILTSRGKTIRPKTLGQKEYVDAVDENTIVFGIGPAGTGKTYLAMAKAVQALQRKEVERIILTRPAVEAGERLGFLPGTLTDKIDPYLRPLYDALNEMMDPELVPKLLAAGTVEVAPLAYMRGRTLNNAFIVLDEAQNTTPEQMKMFLTRLGFGSKMIVTGDITQVDLPVGASGLRLVTRVLDGIDDIHFARLTSDDVVRHSLVGRIVDAYSEYDQVKQAERFERGQAQEFANRADRRGTTPRDRAKRRGTSS
- a CDS encoding histidine triad nucleotide-binding protein — protein: MSDTERSIFSRIIAREIPATIVAETDTLIAIEDIAPQAPVHLLVVPKTESYRNVAELAAGDPGLMAEMVALAQQLADERAGGEFRLVFNTGPSAGQTVFHVHAHVLAGTLGEGTLA
- a CDS encoding 16S rRNA (uracil(1498)-N(3))-methyltransferase — encoded protein: MANLYLNEALSETRAGELIELSGPEAKHVTTVSRAKVGDDLLVGNGRGLRAWGVIETIEAGRVGVRVSSVREDSPSTPGLVLVQALAKGDRDELAIQAATELGVSRIIPWAAARSVSRWEGQKKEKGRARWETIVREASKQSIRSFVPPVDEIVSTAALAALAAEHRVLLLEPSATDKLSDFDPASDGPRGDIVLVVGPEGGISKEELATLTAAGARAVRLGETVLRTSSAGPAALAVLNVALGRW
- the dnaJ gene encoding molecular chaperone DnaJ, with amino-acid sequence MADHYEVLGVSREATTDEIKKAYRRLARELHPDVNPGADASERFKQVTHAYDVLSDAKQRQQYDMGGSGQGAAGGFGGFGDIFDTFFGGQTQQRGPKSRRERGQDALLRVEIDLDEVIFGTHRDLEVDTAVLCETCQGSCCQPGTSPITCDICHGSGQIQRAVRSLLGNVMTSSPCGSCRGYGTIIVSPCVTCQGQGRVRARRTVPVDIPAGVDTGLRLQMPGSGEIGQAGGPHGDLYLEIKVRNHEIFSRNGDDLLCTLDVQMTDAILGVETTIHALDGDVDLELKPGIQSSEVLTIKGRGVTKLRGNGRGDLRIGIQVVTPTKLDHREKELIKAFAAGRKQQATQLGHFQQGLFSKLRDKFLG
- the hrcA gene encoding heat-inducible transcriptional repressor HrcA; the protein is MVSERSLEVLRVIVEDYVASREPVGSKGIVDRHSFGVSAATIRNDMAQLEEEDLISAPHTSSGRIPTDKGYRLFVDQLVERRPLSAAQKQAIEAFLGQSVDLDDVLVRTVRLLSQITNQVAIVQYPSFARATVRHVEIVALSDHRLLTVLITDTGRVEQRVVEVRGPVEQELLEAIKTRVNASLVGLGVEEATSTLDSLVDSSPQVDKELMARITSALADQFGEYRHDKLIMAGAANLARTEDDFSGSIYPVLEALEQQVVLLRLFSEMDTDANGVSASIGRENASFGLGETSIITSNYRSSAGELARLGVLGPTRMDYSNNLAAVRAVARYLSRQIGEN
- a CDS encoding DUF4870 domain-containing protein: MTDPNTPSQPDPSQGPGQDGGQVPPSYQGGPVPPQQPYGAPQQAPYGAPQQPPYGAPQQPYGQQQYGQQQYGPTPLTQSDDKLWASLAHFGGALGAFLGAGTAGWIAPLVIYLVFKDRGPFARQEAKEALNFQLTVTIFVIGLYILGTLLTVVLIGLLLFPLAWIVGVVGIIFGIIGGVKVNNGEAYRYFFAIRMVK